From a region of the Paenibacillus sp. R14(2021) genome:
- the rpsA gene encoding 30S ribosomal protein S1, which yields MSEETKVQESAAAEAISQDAMDNFVSLKKGDTVNGTIVKIEDNQVYVSLGYKYDGVIPLRELSSLQLDSAQDAVQVGQEVQLKVVSINDAKESLVLSKKVIDGEKAWDVLQAQFEAGEVFEVTVADVVKGGLVADVGVRGFIPASMVERHFVEDFSDYKGRKIRVKVKEIDRENNKVILSAKEVLDAEFEQNKQSVISGLQIGQEIEGTVQRLTPFGAFVDIGGIDGLVHVSELSWQHVAHPKDVVAEGQAVRVKVLKVDPAAGKISLSIKAAQPGPWESTDGKFNVGDIVTGTVRRIVSFGVFVEIAPGVEGLVHISQLAHRHVATPNEVVKEGQEVQAKILDFNPAEKRVSLSIKETEEAPEQPARPERERSERGERAPRAPKVELNNPNVSLSNESMSFTLAERFGDKLSKLK from the coding sequence ATGTCAGAAGAAACAAAAGTTCAAGAGTCCGCAGCAGCGGAAGCAATCAGCCAAGATGCTATGGACAATTTCGTTTCCTTGAAAAAAGGGGACACGGTGAATGGCACGATCGTCAAAATCGAAGATAACCAAGTGTACGTTAGCCTTGGATATAAATATGACGGCGTTATTCCTCTTCGTGAGCTTTCTTCGCTTCAACTTGACAGCGCGCAAGACGCGGTGCAAGTAGGTCAAGAAGTTCAACTGAAGGTTGTCAGCATCAATGATGCAAAAGAAAGCCTTGTTCTCTCCAAGAAAGTAATTGACGGCGAGAAGGCTTGGGATGTTCTGCAAGCTCAATTCGAAGCCGGTGAGGTATTCGAAGTAACAGTTGCTGACGTCGTAAAAGGCGGCCTCGTGGCTGATGTAGGCGTTCGTGGATTCATTCCAGCATCCATGGTAGAACGTCATTTCGTAGAAGATTTCAGCGATTACAAGGGCCGTAAGATCCGCGTAAAAGTGAAAGAAATCGACCGCGAGAACAATAAAGTCATTCTGTCCGCCAAAGAAGTGCTGGACGCTGAATTCGAGCAAAACAAACAATCCGTGATCAGCGGACTTCAAATCGGCCAAGAAATCGAAGGTACAGTTCAACGCCTGACGCCGTTTGGCGCATTCGTTGATATCGGCGGTATCGATGGTCTGGTACACGTTTCCGAGCTGTCTTGGCAGCATGTAGCTCATCCGAAGGATGTTGTGGCTGAAGGTCAAGCCGTTCGCGTGAAAGTACTTAAAGTTGACCCGGCTGCAGGCAAAATCAGCCTCAGCATCAAAGCGGCTCAACCAGGTCCGTGGGAATCCACAGACGGTAAATTCAACGTTGGCGATATCGTTACGGGTACAGTTCGCCGTATCGTAAGCTTTGGCGTATTCGTTGAAATCGCTCCTGGCGTTGAAGGCCTTGTTCACATTTCCCAGCTTGCACATCGCCATGTAGCAACGCCGAATGAAGTTGTGAAAGAAGGTCAAGAAGTTCAAGCCAAAATCCTGGACTTCAACCCAGCTGAGAAACGCGTAAGCCTCAGCATTAAAGAAACAGAAGAAGCGCCTGAGCAACCTGCACGCCCTGAAAGAGAACGCAGTGAACGCGGAGAGCGCGCCCCACGTGCACCTAAAGTGGAACTGAACAACCCGAACGTTAGCCTGAGCAATGAAAGCATGAGCTTCACGCTTGCAGAGCGCTTTGGCGACAAGCTGAGCAAATTGAAATAA